In Propionicimonas paludicola, a single window of DNA contains:
- the nadC gene encoding carboxylating nicotinate-nucleotide diphosphorylase yields the protein MRMLPRLMIEPLVRAALLEDLGRAGDLTTDAIIPADQEARVALVSREPGVIAGGECARLAWELVDPRIDVHDLLPDGSRVAPGTVIATITGPARGLLTGERVALNFLGHLSGVATGTATIADAIAHTKARVVDTRKTLPGLRALQKHAVLAGGGANHRFGLDDAVLIKDNHIAAAGSVRAAVLAAKAGVGHLVKIEVEVDSLSQLSELLEVGADAVLLDNMGPELLREAVAIVDGRLITEASGRITPASAVPIAEAGVDLISVGWLTHSAHVLDIGLDYLA from the coding sequence ATGAGGATGCTGCCGCGGTTGATGATCGAGCCGCTGGTCCGCGCCGCCCTCCTGGAGGACCTGGGACGGGCCGGCGACCTCACCACCGACGCCATCATCCCGGCCGACCAGGAGGCCCGGGTCGCCCTGGTCTCCCGCGAGCCCGGAGTGATCGCCGGCGGCGAGTGCGCCCGGCTGGCCTGGGAACTGGTCGATCCGCGGATCGACGTGCACGACCTGCTGCCCGACGGCAGCCGGGTGGCCCCGGGCACCGTGATCGCCACCATCACCGGACCGGCCCGCGGCCTGCTCACCGGCGAGCGGGTGGCCCTGAACTTCCTCGGCCACCTCTCCGGGGTGGCCACCGGCACCGCCACCATCGCCGACGCGATCGCCCACACCAAGGCCCGCGTGGTCGACACCCGCAAGACCCTGCCCGGGCTGCGCGCCCTGCAGAAGCACGCCGTGCTGGCCGGCGGGGGCGCCAACCACCGCTTCGGCCTGGACGATGCCGTCCTGATCAAGGACAACCACATCGCCGCCGCCGGCAGCGTCCGGGCGGCGGTGCTCGCGGCCAAAGCCGGGGTCGGACACCTGGTCAAGATCGAGGTCGAGGTCGACTCGCTGTCCCAGCTGAGCGAACTGCTCGAGGTGGGCGCTGACGCCGTCCTGCTCGACAACATGGGACCCGAGTTGCTGCGCGAGGCGGTGGCCATTGTCGACGGCCGGCTGATCACCGAGGCGTCCGGACGAATCACGCCGGCCAGCGCCGTGCCGATCGCCGAAGCCGGGGTCGATCTGATCTCGGTCGGCTGGCTCACTCATTCGGCGCACGTCCTGGACATTGGCCTGGACTACCTGGCCTGA